Proteins found in one Mycoplasmopsis citelli genomic segment:
- a CDS encoding sugar-phosphate nucleotidyltransferase, protein MIKKQFSKNNELYTPRKWVEYIINYLESTKALTKDMTVWCPFDLDISSFPTVLRQRGYKVINTHINTGQDFYNYIPEEPFDIIISNPPFTGKAQTLARLQSLGPNIKWALIYGNQFFLTSSFVRQLNDLNNFQMIAFERRMYFLSDYALDVEKPTKEVKTNPMFASLVLTNNLFLPKDFIVLKGVKNQ, encoded by the coding sequence ATGATTAAAAAACAATTTAGTAAAAACAATGAACTTTACACGCCTAGAAAATGAGTAGAATATATCATCAATTACTTAGAAAGCACCAAAGCACTTACTAAGGATATGACTGTTTGATGTCCATTTGATTTGGATATTTCAAGTTTTCCAACAGTATTAAGACAAAGGGGATATAAGGTTATTAATACTCATATAAACACCGGACAAGATTTTTATAATTATATCCCTGAAGAACCTTTTGACATTATTATTTCAAACCCTCCTTTTACAGGAAAAGCTCAAACATTAGCACGTTTACAATCACTTGGACCTAATATTAAATGAGCATTAATTTATGGCAATCAATTCTTTTTAACATCAAGTTTTGTTCGTCAATTAAACGATCTAAATAACTTTCAAATGATTGCTTTTGAGCGAAGAATGTATTTTCTTAGTGATTATGCTTTAGATGTAGAAAAACCAACTAAAGAAGTAAAGACAAATCCAATGTTTGCGTCATTAGTTTTAACAAACAACTTATTTTTACCTAAGGATTTTATAGTACTCAAGGGAGTTAAAAATCAATAA